A stretch of DNA from Terriglobia bacterium:
GCGGTTTCGGACAAGCCGGGAAAATTCGAGCTTGCCGATGGCGGCACGTTGTTCCTGGATGAAATCGGAGAAATGAGCCCCCTCTTACAGGCAAAACTGCTGCATGTGTTGCAGGACGGCACATTTTCGAAGCTCGGCGGACGAAAGACGATTCGCGTCGATGTGAGGATCGTTGCCGCAACCAATATCAATATCGAAGAAGCAGTCGCAAACGGCAAGTTTCGAGAGGATCTCTACTTTAGACTGAATGTCATCCGGGTGGATCTGCCTCCCCTGCGTGAGCGTAAAGAAGACATCCCAGGGCTATGCAGCTATTTCATTGGGAAATATCGCGAGCAATACAATGCCCGGGCACATGAACTGCCTCCGGATCTCCTGCGCCGCTTTGTCGAATACCATTGGCCGGGTAATATCCGCGAGCTTGAGAACTACATCAAGCGATTCCTTGTTTTGCCCGATCATCAACTCTTACTCGCCGAACCGAACTCCGACCCGGCGCCGGCTGAAGACGCGCCCCACGACACTGCCGATGCGCCATTGTCCTTGCTCGGCGTCGGCGCGATTGCGGCCGAACGTGCGGAGCAGGAGCTGGTACGCCGGGTTCTCGAGCAAACGAATGGAAACCGTAAGCTGGCGGCTCGAAGGATGAATATCTGCTACAAGGCATTGCTCAATAAACTGAAGCGATGGTCCGGGCCACAGACCAGACCTGACGCGGCTGCTTAAACGAGAGTTCTGAGGGAAGGATATGACAGGTCGCATCGTCGGAGGCACCAGTATTCTTGATTTGCTGTCGGACAAGATCGTCGGGCAGCCGACGGCCATCAGCGGAATTGCATCGACAGTCAAAACATACCAGGCGGGCCTGGCGCCGCTCGGGCGCCCTGCGGGCGTGTTTCTCCTGCTCGGGCCAACGGGAACAGGCAAGACAAGGACGGTCGAAGCCCTGGCGGAAATCCTGCACAACGGCCCGCAAAAAGTGGTCAAGATCAATTGCGGCGAATTCCAGTCGGATCATGAAGTGGCGAAGCTGATTGGTTCGCCACCGGGCTATCTCGGCCATGGGGACACCAAACCGGTTCTGACTCAAGAGCGGTTAGACGAAGCGGCCAGCAAATACTGCGATTTGTCGATCATTCTGTTTGACGAGATCGAGAAGGCAGCTCCGGCCGTAAGTAAGCTCCTTCTTGGTGTTCTGGATAAAGCAACTCTTCGTCTGGGCAACAACACGGAAGTCAACTTTGAAAAGAGCCTGATTTTCCTGACAAGCAACCTCGGGGCGCGCGAAATGATGAAAGAGCTTCAGCCGGAAATCGGTTTCCGGCCGGTGGCAGCCGGAGAGGTCTCCGTGCTCACCAAGAAGCTCGAAGGAATCGCGCTCAACGCGGTCCGCAGGATGTATTCGCCGGAGTTCATCAACCGGATCGACGCCGTGGTGACCTATCAGCCGCTCGATTCGGAAGCGCTTGCGTTGATACTCGATCAACAGATCGCAGACCTTCAGCAACATGTGAACAGCCGGCTCGCGAATAAGTGCTTCAACATTGAAGTCACTCCGGAAAGCCGCGTCTTCCTGCTGGAAAACGGAACCAGTCCCGAATATGGCGCACGGGAGTTGAAACGCGCCATCCATCGTCACCTGACTCAGCCATTAGCCACGTTGGTTATCGAAGGCGCTATCCAGCCGGGCTCGACGGTTCGCGTTATACCGGGCGGGAATAGCCTCACTCTTGAAATGGCCGGGTCTGAACGTCCTGCTGTTATCCCTCGGCCGACTGTGCTCATCGTCGATGACAATCGCGATTTCCTGCGGCTGCTTTCTCTCGAGTTGACCGAGGCGACATCGTGGAAAGTCAGCACGGCGCAGTCCGTAGCTGATGCGGAAGCTATCAGTTCACCGGGCGCCGTCGATTTCGCGCTGCTCGATCTCCTGCTCCCGGATGGAAACGGCATCGACCTCGGAGCGAAACTCCTGGAGAAGCACCCGGAAGTTCATGTCGCCATCATGACGGGCGCCGAATTGAATGCGAGAGAAGAGGACGAATGCCGAAAATATCAATTCGATGTTGTGAGCAAACCGTTTCTTCCTCAACAGATCATCGGCCTGGTGCGCGAGCGCGTTCTTACAAAGGTGAGCGCTTCAGCCTGAAACCAGGAAGGTTGTGGTTTCCAACTCTGGAATCGGATCGGCTATTGGCTCTGGCGTTGCTCCCACTCCTCGATCGAGCGGATCAGGCGGTCGAGAGAAGACACCCCGAGAACAATCACGAGATATCCGGAAACGGCGCTTTCCTTGATGTGAAACGCCGTCGAGACGATGATGGCCGAGCGGAGTTCCTCGGAACCGATAATGATCGATTTGAGCAGGTTGTCCAGGACCTCCAGATGCAGCCGCGGCATCGAAAAAGAGACATGCACATGAAGCATGTTCCCGAACATTCCCAGGCATGCATTCAAGAGAATATTTCCGATCTCGGTCAAGGCTTCGCGCGAGGCCTCGTCGAGCCGCTGCGAAGGCCGTTTCCGTGCCCGAAGAAGGTCCGTCAGGGTGACGGCGCCTTCATAGTTCAGGATCAGCAGGGCGTCGCCGGAAACCGGACCGCTGAAGAGCTGGTGCACCGTGGCGACCTCCTGCATGGTCAGAACGGCCAGGGCATCCGGAAGTTCTTCGATCGCTCTCACATCGATCGACGGGGGATCCAGCAGGACGCGGTACCCGGACAATTCGGAAAGCGACGCGGCGCTCCGCGCAAAGCCGATGTTGATCAGTTCCGCCAGCGCATCGCCTTGCTTCTCAGTCAGAGCCATGGTTGCGGCCCTCCAGAACCAGGTCGACCGTCTTCAGAACGAACTCGCTCACAAAGGGTTTATTGACGAAGGCAGCCGCGCCTTCCGCCTGAGTCATCGCGCGCGTGGAGCTTTGAATATCGGCGCTGGCGACAATGACCCTGGCGTCGTGATCCATCAGGCGAACCTTCTTGAGGACCTCCATCCCGAGCATGCCCTTCATGATCAGGTCCAGAAGCACGAGGTCGGGCTTTTCCAGAAAGTATTTCTCGAGAGCAACCATGCCGTCTTCCGCTTCGCTGACCTGATGGCCCGCATGTTCCAGGATGCCCCTCAAAATTCTGCGCGACATGGCAGAATCGTCAACGATCAGGATCTTTGCCATTCG
This window harbors:
- a CDS encoding response regulator, whose amino-acid sequence is MAKILIVDDSAMSRRILRGILEHAGHQVSEAEDGMVALEKYFLEKPDLVLLDLIMKGMLGMEVLKKVRLMDHDARVIVASADIQSSTRAMTQAEGAAAFVNKPFVSEFVLKTVDLVLEGRNHGSD
- a CDS encoding chemotaxis protein CheC is translated as MALTEKQGDALAELINIGFARSAASLSELSGYRVLLDPPSIDVRAIEELPDALAVLTMQEVATVHQLFSGPVSGDALLILNYEGAVTLTDLLRARKRPSQRLDEASREALTEIGNILLNACLGMFGNMLHVHVSFSMPRLHLEVLDNLLKSIIIGSEELRSAIIVSTAFHIKESAVSGYLVIVLGVSSLDRLIRSIEEWEQRQSQ
- a CDS encoding AAA family ATPase, whose translation is MTGRIVGGTSILDLLSDKIVGQPTAISGIASTVKTYQAGLAPLGRPAGVFLLLGPTGTGKTRTVEALAEILHNGPQKVVKINCGEFQSDHEVAKLIGSPPGYLGHGDTKPVLTQERLDEAASKYCDLSIILFDEIEKAAPAVSKLLLGVLDKATLRLGNNTEVNFEKSLIFLTSNLGAREMMKELQPEIGFRPVAAGEVSVLTKKLEGIALNAVRRMYSPEFINRIDAVVTYQPLDSEALALILDQQIADLQQHVNSRLANKCFNIEVTPESRVFLLENGTSPEYGARELKRAIHRHLTQPLATLVIEGAIQPGSTVRVIPGGNSLTLEMAGSERPAVIPRPTVLIVDDNRDFLRLLSLELTEATSWKVSTAQSVADAEAISSPGAVDFALLDLLLPDGNGIDLGAKLLEKHPEVHVAIMTGAELNAREEDECRKYQFDVVSKPFLPQQIIGLVRERVLTKVSASA
- a CDS encoding sigma-54 dependent transcriptional regulator, which codes for MSVKSVLLVDDDEAFRTYVALMLRTEGYDVEAIESAEPLFARLQSAESLPSVILLDVLLPDMDGIRIMEKIKAMGLNVPVVVLSGVGHVRTVVEAMRLGACDFIMKPAEDSELQSAIETALDGFEERQALEPTASQTDATGMFVTANPEMRRLAQIVRRVAPADVPILIAGESGTGKEVMARYAHGHSGRQNRQFLKVNCAALPHELLESELFGYERGAFTGAVSDKPGKFELADGGTLFLDEIGEMSPLLQAKLLHVLQDGTFSKLGGRKTIRVDVRIVAATNINIEEAVANGKFREDLYFRLNVIRVDLPPLRERKEDIPGLCSYFIGKYREQYNARAHELPPDLLRRFVEYHWPGNIRELENYIKRFLVLPDHQLLLAEPNSDPAPAEDAPHDTADAPLSLLGVGAIAAERAEQELVRRVLEQTNGNRKLAARRMNICYKALLNKLKRWSGPQTRPDAAA